A stretch of Camelina sativa cultivar DH55 chromosome 18, Cs, whole genome shotgun sequence DNA encodes these proteins:
- the LOC104763269 gene encoding uncharacterized protein LOC104763269, with product MAEGSGSYPFPSTLHVASSVTIKLSDSNYLLWKTQFESLLRCQKLLGFVHGSVPKPPPVIVTNTNNHAVEAPNPAYEDWICMDELIKSWIFGTLTEEVLGLFHALPTSQDVWLSLAGNFNKSSVAREFDLRHRLQLLNIKGITFTDYCHEFQAVCDNLSSIGNRSMKT from the coding sequence ATGGCAGAAGGTTCTGGTTCCTATCCGTTTCCGTCCACTCTTCATGTTGCTAGTTCCGTTACCATCAAACTGAGTGATAGTAACTATCTCCTCTGGAAAACCCAGTTCGAGTCGCTGCTTCGGTGTCAAAAGCTTCTTGGTTTTGTCCATGGGTCAGTCCCGAAACCCCCACCGGTTATAGTCACTAACACTAACAATCATGCTGTCGAAGCTCCAAATCCGGCGTATGAAGACTGGATCTGCATGGACGAGCTCATCAAGTCTTGGATTTTTGGTACACTCACTGAAGAGGTGCTCGGTCTCTTTCACGCCTTACCCACCTCTCAAGATGTCTGGTTGTCCCTTGCTGGCAATTTTAACAAGAGTTCTGTTGCACGGGAATTTGATCTCCGCCATCGCCTTCAACTCCTGAACATCAAAGGTATAACCTTTACTGATTACTGTCATGAGTTCCAGGCTGTATGTGATAATTTGAGTTCCATTGGAAACCGGTCGATGAAAACATGA